From the Nocardiopsis changdeensis genome, one window contains:
- a CDS encoding MFS transporter has product MTNPLSVSGQNAAGRERRRTTSSALPVMAVAAGLSVAGNYFAQPLLGLLGSELGMSTTTAGLTVAAAQVGYAVGLGLLVPLGDRYARRGLAATLLAATGLLLALAGAAPTGWLLLAATALAAVTSVGAQVLVPFAAELAPPHRRARDIGVVMAGVLAGGLVGRAASGLVAELAGWRTVYWVTAVLLLAVAAVVWRVLPGGGGDRGEATRPLRLWRSTAALLVDLPALRRPIATAALAMASFTVHLTVVTLLLVDAPYGWTPAVIGLVGLIGVIGPLAMPLAGRLVDRGHPRAVLVTGLVLAATGWAVMLPAQNGGIAWLLVGLVLLNAGQTAVLNASQTTAYELRPQARSRINAVFMTLFFAGGAVGGALVPVVWVNAHWTGACLLGAGLVALGLLVALAPRRRG; this is encoded by the coding sequence ATGACGAACCCCCTTTCCGTCTCCGGACAGAATGCGGCCGGCCGCGAACGCCGCCGCACCACCTCCTCCGCCCTCCCGGTCATGGCCGTGGCCGCGGGCCTGTCCGTGGCGGGCAACTACTTCGCCCAGCCCCTCCTGGGCCTGCTCGGCTCGGAGCTGGGCATGTCGACGACCACCGCGGGCCTCACCGTCGCCGCGGCCCAGGTCGGCTACGCGGTCGGCCTGGGCCTGCTGGTCCCCCTCGGCGACCGCTACGCGCGGCGCGGCCTGGCCGCGACCCTGCTCGCGGCCACCGGGCTCCTCCTGGCCCTGGCGGGCGCGGCGCCCACCGGGTGGCTGCTCCTCGCCGCCACCGCCCTGGCCGCCGTCACCTCCGTCGGCGCCCAGGTCCTCGTCCCCTTCGCCGCCGAACTGGCCCCGCCGCACCGCCGGGCCCGCGACATCGGCGTCGTCATGGCCGGGGTCCTCGCCGGCGGCCTGGTCGGCCGGGCCGCCTCCGGCCTGGTGGCCGAACTCGCCGGGTGGCGGACGGTCTACTGGGTCACCGCCGTCCTGCTCCTGGCCGTCGCCGCCGTCGTCTGGCGGGTCCTGCCCGGTGGCGGGGGCGACCGCGGCGAGGCCACGCGCCCGCTGCGCCTGTGGCGTTCCACCGCGGCCCTGCTGGTCGACCTGCCCGCGCTGCGCCGACCCATCGCGACCGCCGCGCTGGCCATGGCCTCCTTCACCGTCCACCTGACCGTCGTGACCCTGCTCCTGGTCGACGCCCCCTACGGCTGGACGCCCGCGGTCATCGGGTTGGTCGGCCTCATCGGCGTGATCGGCCCCCTGGCCATGCCGCTGGCCGGACGCCTGGTCGACCGCGGCCACCCGCGCGCCGTGCTGGTCACCGGGCTGGTGCTGGCGGCCACGGGGTGGGCCGTGATGCTCCCCGCCCAGAACGGCGGCATCGCCTGGCTGCTCGTGGGCCTGGTCCTGCTCAACGCGGGCCAGACGGCGGTGCTCAACGCCTCCCAGACCACCGCCTACGAGCTGCGGCCGCAGGCGCGCAGCCGGATCAACGCCGTCTTCATGACCCTGTTCTTCGCCGGGGGTGCCGTCGGCGGGGCGCTCGTCCCCGTGGTCTGGGTGAACGCCCACTGGACCGGGGCCTGCCTGCTGGGGGCCGGCCTGGTCGCCCTGGGCCTGCTCGTCGCCCTCGCCCCACGGCGCCGGGGCTGA
- a CDS encoding ferritin-like domain-containing protein, whose product MTSRERLIDWLNDAYAMERSLEETLERHLKDAEGEPEVHARIQRHLEETRRQAETVESCVQSLGGKVSKVKSVFAEMMGAVQGMANRPAKDTLVKNSLADYAAEHFEIACYKALIVAARELGEVGIAERLTGILREEEAMARFLEEKLPHAVRGALADADA is encoded by the coding sequence ATGACGAGCCGCGAGCGGCTGATCGACTGGCTCAACGACGCCTACGCGATGGAGCGGTCTCTGGAGGAGACCCTGGAGCGCCACCTCAAGGACGCCGAGGGCGAGCCCGAGGTGCACGCGCGGATCCAGCGCCACCTGGAGGAGACCCGCCGCCAGGCGGAGACGGTCGAGTCCTGTGTGCAGTCGCTGGGCGGGAAGGTCTCCAAGGTCAAGTCCGTCTTCGCCGAGATGATGGGCGCCGTCCAGGGGATGGCGAACAGGCCGGCGAAGGACACCCTGGTCAAGAACTCGCTGGCCGACTACGCGGCCGAGCACTTCGAGATCGCCTGCTACAAGGCGCTCATCGTCGCCGCCCGGGAGCTCGGCGAGGTGGGGATCGCCGAGAGGCTGACCGGCATCCTCCGGGAGGAGGAGGCCATGGCGCGCTTCCTGGAGGAGAAGCTCCCGCACGCCGTCCGCGGCGCGCTCGCCGACGCCGACGCGTAG
- a CDS encoding metallophosphoesterase, giving the protein MPSPVHTIIQLSDVHIVGAGEPLHGTQDTVGHLAAALRSVEEAGIPLAALLLSGDLADEGDPRSYGILREAVEPVAERLGVPALYMMGNHDERGALRAGLLNEPGSDAPLYYVHRIGGLRIIVLDSTVPGHHHGELGEEQLEWLREELASPAPEGTILGLHHSPIPSPLPLMDPLGLRSPEKLADVLRGGDVRMVLSGHAHHPAAGAFAGIPAWISGALAYTGDALGPENVTRGLAGSAFTRVDVYPDTVVASSVSLVPAGTEPLYEVGAERSDG; this is encoded by the coding sequence ATGCCCTCTCCCGTCCACACCATCATCCAGCTCAGCGACGTCCACATCGTCGGCGCGGGCGAGCCCCTGCACGGCACCCAGGACACGGTCGGCCACCTGGCGGCGGCGCTGCGGTCCGTCGAGGAGGCGGGGATCCCCCTCGCCGCCCTGCTGCTGTCCGGCGACCTCGCCGACGAGGGCGACCCGCGCTCCTACGGGATCCTGCGCGAGGCGGTCGAGCCCGTGGCGGAGCGCCTGGGCGTTCCGGCTCTGTACATGATGGGCAACCACGACGAGCGCGGTGCGCTGCGCGCGGGCCTGCTGAACGAACCCGGATCCGACGCGCCCCTGTACTACGTCCACCGGATCGGCGGCCTGCGGATCATCGTCCTGGACAGCACGGTGCCCGGCCACCACCACGGCGAGCTCGGGGAGGAGCAGCTGGAGTGGCTGCGCGAGGAGCTGGCCTCCCCGGCGCCCGAGGGCACGATCCTGGGCCTGCACCACTCCCCGATCCCCTCGCCGCTGCCCCTGATGGACCCGCTGGGGCTGCGCTCCCCCGAGAAGCTCGCCGACGTCCTGCGCGGTGGTGATGTGCGCATGGTGCTGTCCGGGCACGCGCACCACCCGGCCGCCGGGGCCTTCGCCGGGATCCCGGCGTGGATCTCGGGGGCGCTCGCCTACACGGGCGACGCGCTCGGCCCGGAGAACGTCACCCGCGGGCTGGCCGGATCGGCCTTCACCCGGGTCGACGTGTACCCGGACACGGTGGTGGCCTCCTCCGTCTCACTGGTGCCCGCGGGCACCGAGCCCCTCTACGAGGTCGGCGCCGAGCGGTCGGACGGCTGA
- a CDS encoding LysR family transcriptional regulator, with translation MELQQMRYVVAIAETNSFTRAAERCLVAQSALSHQVARLERELGARLFERTSRRVRLTAAGAAFLPEARRCLEAAERAAAEVAAAVGEVRGPLEVGLIPTVAAVDVPRALRDFRRRYPQVRIGLRVGASDDLVEQVKAGEIEVAFLGLPTTARPQGVNVRELGRDRHVAVVAPDHPLAEGTEVSLERLVDEVFVDMPAGTAGRVQSDQAFEAAGLDRDVAFEVSSAEYMARLVGEGLGVALLPAAYVPQLTGVTTLEVTDATGRVEYVVWARTGATPAARAFLDIIDTAGAATD, from the coding sequence ATGGAACTCCAGCAGATGCGCTACGTGGTCGCCATCGCCGAGACCAACAGCTTCACCCGGGCCGCCGAACGCTGCCTGGTCGCCCAGTCCGCGCTCAGCCACCAGGTCGCGCGGCTGGAGCGGGAGCTGGGGGCCAGGCTCTTCGAGCGCACCAGCCGCCGGGTGCGGCTGACCGCGGCCGGGGCGGCCTTCCTCCCCGAGGCCCGCCGCTGCCTGGAGGCCGCCGAACGCGCGGCGGCGGAGGTCGCCGCCGCCGTCGGCGAAGTGCGGGGGCCGCTGGAGGTGGGCCTGATCCCCACCGTCGCCGCGGTCGACGTCCCCCGTGCCCTGCGCGACTTCCGCCGCAGGTACCCGCAGGTGCGCATCGGCCTGCGGGTGGGCGCCAGCGACGACCTCGTCGAACAGGTCAAGGCGGGTGAGATCGAGGTGGCCTTCCTGGGGCTGCCCACCACCGCCCGGCCCCAGGGCGTCAACGTCCGCGAGCTGGGCCGGGACCGGCACGTCGCAGTGGTCGCCCCCGACCATCCGCTGGCCGAGGGGACGGAGGTGAGCCTGGAGCGGTTGGTCGACGAGGTGTTCGTCGACATGCCCGCCGGAACGGCCGGGCGCGTCCAGTCCGACCAGGCCTTCGAGGCCGCGGGCCTGGACCGCGACGTCGCGTTCGAGGTGAGCTCGGCCGAGTACATGGCCAGGCTGGTCGGGGAGGGGTTGGGGGTGGCGCTGCTGCCCGCCGCCTACGTGCCGCAGCTGACGGGGGTGACCACCCTGGAGGTCACCGACGCGACGGGGCGCGTGGAGTATGTCGTCTGGGCGCGGACCGGGGCCACGCCCGCGGCCCGCGCCTTCCTCGACATCATCGACACCGCCGGCGCGGCCACGGACTGA
- a CDS encoding Rieske 2Fe-2S domain-containing protein — MRLGERIRRIEREDRLDPAVSRLAGIAERLPAGKARDLLHGVPLGHPVHPIAVHLPIGTWTAAVLLDVLPGGNRRASRLLIGTGILAALPAAVAGLADWSRLHERQRRVGAVHAAANGAATLLFGVSLLSRLRGREGWGVALGLAGAGAVGLGGLLGGHLSYYRASGANSADALIDLVPEGWSDLGPLDGFPEGSPGRADADGVPVVVVREGESVSALLGACPHMGAPLAEGDLVDGCIRCPWHGSEFRVEDGSVVHGPATAAPEVLETSVVEGRLMVRSPAARY, encoded by the coding sequence ATGAGACTCGGTGAACGCATCCGCAGGATCGAACGCGAGGACCGCCTGGACCCGGCGGTCTCCCGCCTGGCGGGGATCGCCGAACGCCTCCCCGCCGGGAAGGCGCGCGACCTCCTGCACGGGGTACCGCTCGGGCACCCCGTCCACCCCATCGCGGTGCACCTGCCGATCGGCACCTGGACCGCGGCGGTCCTGCTCGACGTGCTGCCGGGCGGGAACCGGCGCGCGTCCCGCCTGCTGATCGGGACGGGCATCCTCGCCGCCCTCCCTGCCGCGGTGGCGGGACTGGCCGACTGGTCGCGGCTGCACGAGCGGCAGCGGCGCGTAGGGGCGGTGCACGCGGCCGCCAACGGCGCGGCCACCCTGCTCTTCGGGGTGTCCCTGCTGTCCCGGCTGCGCGGACGCGAGGGCTGGGGCGTGGCCCTGGGCCTGGCCGGGGCGGGCGCGGTGGGCCTGGGCGGCCTGCTCGGCGGGCACCTCTCCTACTACCGGGCGAGCGGCGCCAACAGCGCCGACGCCCTGATCGACCTGGTGCCCGAAGGCTGGAGCGACCTGGGGCCGCTGGACGGCTTCCCGGAGGGGAGCCCGGGCCGGGCGGACGCCGACGGCGTCCCCGTCGTGGTGGTACGGGAGGGGGAGTCGGTGTCCGCCCTGCTGGGCGCCTGCCCCCACATGGGGGCGCCCCTGGCGGAGGGGGACCTGGTCGACGGGTGCATCCGCTGCCCGTGGCACGGGAGCGAGTTCCGGGTGGAGGACGGGAGCGTCGTCCACGGGCCCGCGACCGCCGCACCGGAGGTCCTGGAGACGTCCGTGGTGGAGGGCCGGCTGATGGTCCGCTCCCCCGCGGCCCGCTACTAG
- a CDS encoding D-arabinono-1,4-lactone oxidase: MSTPPVPPTPPAPSTPPAPVRNWAGNLTYASSRIHRPADPDALRALVRDTPRIRALGSGHSFNRVADSDHDLVCLDGLPREIDVDPGAATVTVSAGTRYAELAAELHRQGFALANLASLPHISVAGSCATGTHGSGDRLRCLAAAVRGLELLGPGGETVRLGRETDPEVFPGAVVALGALGVVTRLTLEVEPAFEVSQRVRLDVPLAEAAADFDAVFGAAYSVSLFTDWSGGVGRVWLKHRVGDPEGSWAGGRPADTPQHPVPGMPAGPATEQLGAVGPWSERLPHFRSGFAPSAGEELQSEFYLPRAAAAEGFAALRGLGERIAPVLHISEVRTVRADDLWLSPAYGRDSVAFHFTWRRMPEAVAPVLAAVEERLAPLGARPHWGKLSTLSPADVAASYERAADFAGLLERFDPEGKFRNAFTDAYFPRS; this comes from the coding sequence ATGTCCACCCCGCCCGTCCCACCCACCCCGCCCGCCCCGTCCACCCCACCCGCTCCGGTCCGCAACTGGGCCGGGAACCTCACCTACGCCAGCTCCCGCATCCACCGGCCCGCCGACCCCGACGCCTTGCGCGCCCTGGTCCGCGACACCCCCCGGATCCGGGCGCTGGGCAGCGGCCACTCCTTCAACCGGGTCGCCGACTCCGACCACGACCTGGTGTGCCTGGACGGCCTACCCCGGGAGATCGACGTGGACCCGGGGGCCGCCACCGTCACCGTCTCCGCCGGAACCCGTTACGCCGAACTCGCCGCGGAGCTGCACCGGCAGGGGTTCGCCCTGGCCAACCTGGCCTCGCTGCCGCACATCTCGGTGGCGGGGTCCTGCGCCACCGGCACCCACGGGTCCGGGGACCGGCTGCGCTGCCTGGCCGCCGCGGTGCGCGGGCTCGAACTCCTGGGGCCCGGCGGGGAGACCGTGCGGCTGGGTCGGGAGACCGACCCGGAGGTGTTCCCGGGAGCGGTGGTGGCCCTGGGGGCGCTGGGCGTCGTCACCCGGCTCACCCTTGAGGTCGAACCGGCCTTCGAGGTGTCCCAGCGGGTGCGCCTCGACGTGCCGCTCGCGGAGGCCGCCGCCGACTTCGACGCGGTGTTCGGCGCCGCGTACAGCGTCAGCCTGTTCACCGACTGGAGCGGGGGCGTCGGCCGGGTCTGGCTCAAGCACCGCGTGGGCGACCCGGAGGGCTCCTGGGCGGGAGGGCGGCCCGCGGACACCCCGCAGCACCCGGTCCCGGGGATGCCCGCCGGGCCGGCCACCGAGCAGTTGGGCGCGGTCGGCCCCTGGTCCGAGCGGCTGCCGCACTTCCGGTCCGGGTTCGCGCCGAGCGCGGGGGAGGAGCTGCAGTCCGAGTTCTACCTGCCGCGGGCGGCGGCCGCCGAGGGCTTCGCCGCCCTGCGCGGCCTGGGGGAGCGGATCGCCCCGGTGCTGCACATCTCCGAGGTGCGCACGGTGCGCGCCGACGACCTGTGGCTCAGCCCGGCGTACGGCCGCGACTCGGTGGCGTTCCACTTCACCTGGCGGCGGATGCCGGAGGCGGTGGCCCCGGTGCTGGCGGCGGTGGAGGAGCGCCTGGCGCCCCTGGGGGCGCGACCGCACTGGGGCAAGCTCAGCACCCTGTCCCCGGCGGACGTCGCCGCCTCCTACGAACGGGCCGCGGACTTCGCAGGGCTGCTGGAGCGGTTCGACCCGGAGGGGAAGTTCCGCAACGCCTTCACGGACGCGTACTTCCCCCGGTCCTGA
- a CDS encoding PLDc N-terminal domain-containing protein — protein sequence MDMLTLAQALPGETALAAFGLTAALLVAAAAVVFVVAAVISIIASRTDGGMKLVWLVLVVVAPFIGSALWFLVGRRRVPA from the coding sequence ATGGACATGCTCACCCTGGCACAGGCGCTCCCCGGCGAGACGGCGCTGGCCGCGTTCGGACTCACCGCCGCACTGCTGGTGGCGGCGGCCGCGGTCGTGTTCGTCGTCGCCGCGGTGATCAGCATCATCGCCTCCCGGACCGACGGCGGAATGAAGCTCGTGTGGCTGGTCCTCGTGGTCGTCGCCCCCTTCATCGGGTCCGCGCTGTGGTTCCTCGTGGGCCGCAGGCGCGTCCCCGCCTGA
- a CDS encoding MMPL family transporter, whose protein sequence is MAELLYRLGRACAHRARTVIAVWLALLMASGAAFFLFSGELEGGFSIPGTPTDEVNQLRAAEFSDLAGGSGAAIYQTEDGSEFTEEQREAIADRAEQVAEVPGVADAVDPFATEAERAEGVRELEENREEIEAGQAELDAGREAAEAAGMLEQSEEFFDGQQAEIDAGMEMIEGGEALMEMSSGVGMVSEDGDTAQVMVSFTAEQMDVSQETRDAVMAVFEDHPVPGTTVDFNSDLAQSLPALFGPAEVVGLVVAAVVLVVMLGTLVGAGLPLLTALVGVGIATLIAMSLSGVLEMASVTPILGLMLGLAVGIDYALFIINRHRRQLKQGVEVGESIGLANGTAGNAVVFAGTTVLIALLGLNLTGIGFLGLMGTMGALAIAVAVVVAVTLVPALLSLRGERILSRRERARLAERASGGATAAETVRPMSTGRALLRAAVAVAALVVVALPALDLRLGMPDGSSESTDSTQYRAYTIVEEEFGEGANGTLLVIARLTGGPDEETAELNAQMDQITVAEKIYDFDDVAALAPIAFSDDFTYAAFQVVPVEGPTSESTEQLVHDLRELEPIKGTGTLGVAGVASGNIDISETLNDALPTYLTVVVGMSLVILLLVFRSVFVPVVATLGFILSFFASLGGVVAVYQWGWLGGLIGLENSGPVLNFLPTILAGILFGLAMDYMLFIGTGMREAYVHGAPSRTAVVQGFRAGRSVVTAAAIIMISVFGGFVFSHSVMISSIGFALAFGVLIDAFVVRMLLVPALMHLAGDAAWWLPRWLDRLLPDIDVEGAALETRHLHAGEGGEEPGSEREPADSAAVRG, encoded by the coding sequence ATGGCTGAACTCCTCTACAGACTCGGACGGGCGTGCGCGCACCGCGCACGCACCGTCATCGCCGTCTGGCTGGCACTGCTCATGGCGTCCGGCGCCGCGTTCTTCCTCTTCTCCGGTGAGCTGGAGGGCGGCTTCTCCATCCCCGGGACGCCCACCGACGAGGTGAACCAGCTCCGCGCCGCGGAGTTCTCGGACCTGGCCGGCGGCTCGGGGGCCGCCATCTACCAGACCGAGGACGGCTCGGAGTTCACCGAGGAGCAGCGCGAGGCGATCGCCGACCGCGCCGAACAGGTCGCGGAGGTCCCCGGGGTCGCGGACGCGGTCGACCCGTTCGCCACCGAGGCCGAGCGCGCCGAGGGGGTCCGGGAGCTCGAGGAGAACCGCGAGGAGATCGAGGCCGGACAGGCCGAGCTCGACGCGGGCCGCGAGGCGGCCGAGGCCGCCGGGATGCTGGAGCAGTCGGAGGAGTTCTTCGACGGCCAGCAGGCGGAGATCGACGCCGGCATGGAGATGATCGAGGGCGGCGAGGCCCTCATGGAGATGTCCTCCGGCGTCGGCATGGTCTCCGAGGACGGCGACACCGCCCAGGTCATGGTCTCGTTCACCGCGGAGCAGATGGACGTCTCCCAGGAGACCCGCGACGCCGTGATGGCGGTCTTCGAGGACCACCCGGTCCCCGGCACCACGGTGGACTTCAACAGCGACCTGGCCCAGAGCCTGCCCGCCCTGTTCGGTCCGGCCGAGGTGGTCGGCCTGGTCGTGGCCGCCGTGGTCCTGGTGGTCATGCTGGGCACCCTGGTGGGCGCGGGCCTGCCGCTGCTGACCGCCCTGGTCGGCGTCGGCATCGCCACCCTGATCGCGATGTCGCTGTCGGGGGTGCTGGAGATGGCGTCGGTGACCCCGATCCTGGGCCTGATGCTGGGCCTGGCCGTGGGCATCGACTACGCGCTGTTCATCATCAACCGCCACCGCCGCCAGCTCAAGCAGGGCGTGGAGGTCGGGGAGTCCATCGGCCTGGCCAACGGGACCGCGGGCAACGCCGTGGTCTTCGCCGGGACGACCGTGCTCATCGCCCTGCTGGGCCTGAACCTGACCGGTATCGGGTTCCTGGGGCTCATGGGCACCATGGGCGCGCTGGCCATCGCCGTCGCGGTGGTCGTCGCGGTCACCCTGGTCCCGGCGCTGCTGTCGCTGCGCGGCGAGCGCATCCTGTCCCGCCGCGAGCGCGCCCGTCTCGCCGAGCGGGCGTCCGGCGGGGCGACCGCGGCGGAGACGGTGCGTCCGATGTCGACCGGCCGGGCGCTGCTGCGGGCCGCCGTCGCCGTGGCCGCCCTCGTGGTGGTCGCCCTGCCCGCCCTCGACCTGCGGCTGGGCATGCCCGACGGCTCCTCCGAGTCCACCGACTCCACCCAGTACCGGGCCTACACGATCGTGGAGGAGGAGTTCGGCGAGGGCGCCAACGGCACCCTGCTGGTGATCGCCCGGCTGACCGGCGGCCCGGACGAGGAGACCGCCGAGCTGAACGCGCAGATGGACCAGATCACGGTCGCCGAGAAGATCTACGACTTCGACGACGTGGCGGCCCTGGCGCCCATCGCGTTCTCCGACGACTTCACGTACGCCGCCTTCCAGGTGGTCCCGGTCGAGGGCCCCACCAGCGAGTCCACCGAGCAGCTCGTCCACGACCTTCGCGAGCTGGAGCCCATCAAGGGCACCGGGACGCTCGGCGTCGCGGGCGTGGCCAGCGGCAACATCGACATCTCCGAGACCCTCAACGACGCGCTGCCGACCTACCTGACGGTGGTCGTGGGCATGTCCCTGGTGATCCTGCTGCTGGTGTTCCGGTCGGTGTTCGTGCCGGTCGTGGCCACGCTCGGGTTCATCCTGTCGTTCTTCGCCTCGCTCGGCGGCGTGGTGGCCGTCTACCAGTGGGGGTGGCTGGGCGGCCTCATCGGGCTGGAGAACAGCGGGCCGGTGCTGAACTTCCTGCCGACGATCCTGGCCGGGATCCTCTTCGGCCTGGCGATGGACTACATGCTGTTCATCGGGACGGGCATGCGCGAGGCGTACGTGCACGGCGCGCCCTCCCGCACCGCCGTGGTGCAGGGCTTCCGGGCCGGGCGCTCGGTGGTGACGGCCGCGGCGATCATCATGATCTCGGTGTTCGGCGGGTTCGTGTTCTCGCACTCGGTGATGATCAGCTCGATCGGGTTCGCCCTGGCCTTCGGCGTGCTCATCGACGCGTTCGTGGTGCGGATGCTGCTGGTGCCCGCGCTCATGCACCTGGCCGGCGACGCCGCCTGGTGGCTGCCCAGGTGGCTCGACCGGCTGCTGCCCGACATCGACGTGGAGGGCGCCGCCCTGGAGACCCGCCACCTGCACGCCGGTGAGGGCGGTGAGGAGCCGGGCTCCGAGCGGGAGCCGGCGGACAGCGCCGCGGTCCGCGGCTGA
- a CDS encoding TetR/AcrR family transcriptional regulator, giving the protein MNDRPIPPATGRREALKSRHRRAIIDAAAALAAERGDTGFTVDQLAERADVSRRTVFNHFRSLDDILLEVFGRMLEEIVDGIGANLDAAPDGGDANIFDSLADAIRGTDLLTPITRLKRFVEQGHGTPSAGRAALFERAMTDVGTRLSAIVMRRHPQADPLTVDLMCGAIIGGGSVVVEHWQRITGGVVDDGSRRVWSELLERILTVTRDGYGTA; this is encoded by the coding sequence GTGAACGATCGGCCCATTCCACCCGCTACCGGCCGGCGCGAGGCACTGAAGTCCCGCCACCGCCGGGCCATCATCGACGCCGCGGCCGCGCTGGCGGCCGAGCGGGGGGACACCGGCTTCACCGTCGACCAGCTCGCCGAGCGCGCCGACGTCTCCCGGCGGACGGTGTTCAACCACTTCCGCTCGCTGGACGACATCCTCCTGGAGGTGTTCGGCCGGATGCTGGAGGAGATCGTCGACGGCATCGGCGCCAACCTCGACGCGGCACCCGACGGCGGTGACGCGAACATCTTCGACTCCCTGGCCGACGCCATCCGCGGCACCGACCTGCTCACCCCCATCACCCGCCTCAAGCGCTTCGTCGAGCAGGGCCACGGCACGCCCTCGGCCGGCCGCGCCGCCCTGTTCGAGCGGGCGATGACCGACGTGGGCACGCGGTTGTCGGCGATCGTGATGCGCCGCCACCCGCAGGCCGACCCGCTCACGGTCGACCTCATGTGCGGCGCGATCATCGGCGGCGGCTCCGTCGTCGTGGAGCACTGGCAGCGGATCACCGGGGGGGTCGTCGACGACGGCTCCCGCCGGGTCTGGTCCGAACTGCTGGAGCGCATCCTCACCGTCACCCGCGACGGCTACGGCACGGCCTGA
- a CDS encoding NmrA family NAD(P)-binding protein, translating into MQEKRTVLVTGATGGQGGAVARALLDRGWGVRALVRSPEAPAARALAALGAEPVVGDLDDPGSLRAAARGAHGVFSVQPCDLADPDPATEVRRGRNVADAAAAAGAAHLVYTSAAAAGQGSGVAHFESKAEIEAYVESAGVPATVLRPVYFMENWRYALPRPGHGGGESVGAGERVVVGEQGEQVATGKRVGAGSAAGERVETGERVVPAALDAETPLQLIALADIGRIAAAVFGAPAEFAGRRIDIAGDELPVRRIAELFAAADGVPTRFERLPDAELRERSPEVAKMYAWINGKGFRADLAALRARHPGLLTLEAWLRTR; encoded by the coding sequence GTGCAGGAGAAGAGGACCGTTCTGGTGACGGGCGCGACCGGCGGCCAGGGCGGCGCCGTCGCCCGCGCCCTGCTCGACCGCGGATGGGGCGTGCGCGCCCTGGTCCGCTCCCCGGAGGCCCCCGCGGCCCGGGCCCTGGCCGCGCTGGGCGCGGAGCCGGTCGTCGGCGACCTCGACGACCCGGGGTCGCTGCGCGCGGCGGCCCGGGGCGCGCACGGGGTCTTCAGCGTCCAGCCCTGCGACCTGGCCGACCCCGACCCGGCCACGGAGGTGCGCCGGGGCCGGAACGTCGCCGACGCGGCGGCCGCGGCGGGGGCCGCCCACCTGGTCTACACCTCGGCCGCGGCCGCCGGGCAGGGGTCGGGGGTGGCGCACTTCGAGAGCAAGGCGGAGATCGAGGCGTACGTGGAGTCCGCGGGGGTCCCGGCCACGGTGCTGCGCCCGGTGTACTTCATGGAGAACTGGCGGTACGCGCTGCCGCGGCCGGGCCACGGGGGCGGGGAGTCGGTGGGAGCTGGGGAGCGGGTGGTTGTCGGGGAGCAGGGGGAGCAGGTGGCCACCGGGAAGCGGGTGGGGGCCGGCTCGGCCGCCGGGGAGCGGGTGGAGACCGGCGAGCGGGTCGTGCCGGCCGCCCTGGACGCGGAAACCCCGCTCCAGCTGATCGCGCTCGCCGACATCGGGCGGATCGCCGCGGCGGTGTTCGGGGCACCCGCCGAGTTCGCCGGCCGCCGGATCGACATCGCCGGGGACGAGCTCCCGGTGCGGCGGATCGCCGAGCTGTTCGCCGCGGCCGACGGCGTTCCGACGCGCTTCGAGCGGCTGCCCGACGCCGAGTTGCGGGAGCGGAGCCCGGAGGTCGCCAAGATGTACGCGTGGATCAACGGCAAGGGGTTCCGGGCCGACCTCGCCGCACTGCGGGCCCGGCACCCGGGGCTGCTGACCCTGGAGGCGTGGCTGCGCACCCGCTGA